Within bacterium, the genomic segment GGCTGCCGATCATAAGCTTCGCCGAGAGCATGGGCGCCATGGTAAGCGCGTCCCACAGCGAGTACATGACGGCGAAGACGACCACCAGGCCGAACTGGCGGAAGAACCGGCCGACGATGTCGCCCATGTACGCCACCGGGACGAAAACGGCGCAAATGGTGAACGTCGTGGCCATGATGGCCAGGCCCACTTCCGCGGTCCCGAAGGAGGCCGACTTTTCGAGCGACATCCCCTCTTCCCAGTGGCGGTAGATGTTCTCGCGTACGACGATGGCGTCGTCGATGAGGATGCCGACGGCGAGGGCCAGCGCCATCAGCGTGAGCATGTTGAGGGTGAAGCCCACGGCGTACATGAGGATGAAGGTGAAGAGGATGGAGGTGGGGATGGCCAGCGCCGAGATGAGCGTAGTGCGGATGTTGCCCAGGAAGATGAGTATCACCAGGACGGCGAAGATGGCGCCCAGGTACAGCGCCTCGCCGGTGTCGGCGATGGCGTTTTTGATAAAGTCGGCGTCGTTGTAGGCGATATTGAGCTCGACGCCCTCGGGGAGGGTCTTCTTTATTCTCTCCAGCCGCTTGATCGTCTCGTCGCACACCTCGACGGTGTTCGCGCCGGAGGCTTTTCCCACGCTCACGGTTACGGCGTCTTTGCCGTTGAGCTTGGGGATGGTCTTAATCTCTTTATCGCCGTCGACGTCGACGGTGGCGACGTCGCGGAGGAAGAAGGGCGCGCCTTTCTTCCAGGCCACGACGACGTTCTCGATGTCTTCCTGCGACCGGAACTTGCCCGCGACGCGGAGCTTCTCCTCCCGCGGCCCGGCCTGCATGGGGCCGGCGGGCACTTCCAGGTTGGCGGCCGCGAGCGCCCCCGTCACGTCGTCCAGCGAGATCCCGTAGCCGGCGAGCGCCGCCGGCTCGAGCTCCACTTTGACCTCGCGCTCCAGGCCGCCCTCGACGTCCACTTCCGCTACGCCCGCGATCTTCTCGATCTGAGGTTTGATGACGTCGTCGGCGAGGCGGCGCAGCTCCTCGGGGGTCGCTTTGCCGCCCACCGCGAACGTGATGACCGGCTCGGCTCCCCAGTCTACGCGCGCCACGACCGGCTTCTCGATGTCGAGGGGCAGGTCGGGGATGGTTTTCTCCACCTCCGTGCGCACGTCGGCCTCGGCCGCGCGCGGGTCCGTCTCCAGCTCGAACTCGAGGATTATGAGGGAGTACCCTTCGTTGGAATAGGAGTAGAGGTTCTTCAGGCCGCTGATGGCGCTCAGGCGGTCCTCTATCTTATCGGTGATGTCGAGTTCGACTTCGCTCGCGCTCGCGCCGGGCCATACGACCGTCGTAACGACGTACGGGAAGTCGACATCGGGCATGATGTCGACGCCCAGGCGGTTGTAGGACACGATGCCGAGGACCAGAACCGCGAGGACCTGCATCGTGATGAAAACCGGCCTGCGTATCGAGAAATCAGGTAACTTCATAATATAATCGCGGCCCCGTCCGGCCGCGGCCGAGGTTATTTATGAGGTTGGTAGGGTACTTTCTTGAGGATTTTTACGCCGTCGTCGAGGTCGCCGTTGGCGTAGACGATTACTTCCTCGTCGGCGCCGAGGCCGGAGACGACCTCCACGGCGTCCTCGCGCGCGAGGCCCAACTCGACGAGCCGCCGTCGGACGATGCCGCCCTCCGCCACGTAGACGGCCGTGCCCTCCGGCTCTCGGCGTAAGGCCTGGGGCGGGACGAGGAGGGCGTCGTCGCTCCGGGCGACCGGTATCTCCACCTGCGCGAACATGCCGGCGCGCAGCGCCGTTACCTTATTCGTAGGTTTGATCTCCACCTTCGCGAGGTGGGAATCCGGGGAGAGCGAACGCGGCAAGTTCACGATCTCGCCTTCGACGTATTCCCCCTCGTAGCCTCGGGCGTGGATCTTCACCGGCTGGTCGCGGCTCATCACCGCCAACGTCTCGGCCGGGACCTCCGTCTCGAGCTTGACCGATTCCGGCTTGACGACTACGGCCAGCGGCGTGGACGGCGAAACCATGTCGCCGACGCTGACCATGACGTCCGCAACTTCGCCGTTTAGGGGAGAGTACGCGTAGTAGTATCGGAATTTCATGCCGGGTTGGTCGTAGTCGATAACCGCTACCGTAGCGCCGGCGCCGACGCGCGCGCCCACCTTCGCGGGAACCGAGACCACTTTGCCCGGGATCTTGGAGAAAACCGTTGCCTCTTCCGTCGAGACGACGGTCCCCAAATACATTTTGGTTTCCTCTATCGTACCGACCTCGGGCCGGGTGACCTCGACGGCGACGGCGACTTCCCGGCGCTGCGAAAACTCCTCTTGCTGTTCACGCTTTTTGGCGGCCCGCGCCAAGGCCAGTACGACGACGATGACGAGCACGGCCGCGGTCACGCCAATTACTATCCATTTTCTCATATTTACCTGCTCGTATTTGAACTCCTGAGTTCAATTTTTGACTAATTGGTTTATTTTAGCAAAAATCCCCGCGCGGGTCAAGAAAAATCGGGAAAACGTACGTTTCCCCTTTTTTCGGCCCTCCCCGTATGTTATAAAAGCTCCACCGACGCAGGGGAGGCCGACGTGAATTCCACCGTTTCCAGTTTGTATTACGCCGAATTCCCGACCTCGTGGGGCGTCTTCCGGGCCGCGGGGAGCGCGGGCGGCATAACCGCCGTGGGCCTGCCCGGCGGCGACGGCCGCCGCTTCTTCTCCTATATTAAAAAGAAATACCCGGCGTTCCTGCTCCTCGAGCGGGGCACGCCCGAGATGGAACAAGGCCGCGCCGAAATCGAAGAGTACCTCGCCGGCGAGCGGCGCGAGTTCGCCGTGCCGTTCCACATCCGCGTGACGCCGTTCCAGTTCAAGGTCCTGGAGGCGGTGAGCGCGATTCCGTACGGCGCGACGGCGACGTACCGCGAAATCGCCGAGCGGCTCGGCTCGCCGAGCGCGGCCCGGGCCGTGGGCGCGGCCTGCGCCGCCAACCCCATCCCGCTGGTAATCCCCTGCCACCGGGTAGTCGGCTCCTCCGGCCTCGGCGGATATGCCGGGGGGTCGGAACTCAAGCGTAAGCTTCTCGCGCTCGAGGCCGCGGCCCGTTAGATAATACGCTATTAACCGTACAAAGGTTACGTTAACAACGAGAGGGTGAGGTTGAATGAAACGTTTCACGTTCGTCGTTTCGTTAGCGTTTGTCGTCGCGGCTGGGGTTTCCGCCGCCCGCGAGGACTTTAACTTCGTCATCCTGGGCGACCGGACCGGCGACCACGTCCCCGGCGTCTACGGCGAGCTCGTCGACGAGGTGAACCTGCTGGGGCCCGACCTCGTCGTTACCGTGGGCGACCAGATCGAGGGCTACAGCGAGGACGTTCCAACGCTCGAGGCGCAATGGGACGAATACTGGGAAATCGCCGGCAAGCTGGAGGCGCCGTTCTACGTCTGCCCCGGCAACCACGATATATACAACGACGTTATGCTGGAGGTTTGGGAGGAGCGCACGAAGCGGGACCCCTGTTACTCGTTCGATTACGAGGGCGTGCACTTCGTAACGCTCGATACCGGCCGGTGGGGGACGAGCGAGGAGTGGCTTGAGGAGAGCGGCTACCGCGAGTGGCTGGAGAAGGACCTCGCCAAACACAAGAAGGACCGCCTGACCGTCGTTCTCCACCACATCCCGTACTGGTACGAAACGCTGGCGGACGGCGAGCCGGACCCGCTGCACGATATTTTTAAAGAGTACGGCGTTGACGCCGTCTTCAACGGCCACTACCACCTTTACGCCGCGGCCGAGTACGACGGCATCCCGTACACCATCGTGGGCTCGAGCGGCGGCGGCATAGAGGAAGAGGCCGAATACCCCGGCGCCTTCTTCCAGTACGTGTGGTGCACGGTGCGGGGCGACGAGCTCGAGTGGACGGTGTTGAAGAAGGGCTCGGCGGCGCCGGCCGATACGGTATTGGTCGCGGACCTCAAGACCATCGACAAGTTCGAGACCGAGTACTTGCGGGTACCGTCGTTCCTTTTCGCCGAGGGCGATAAAGAGGCGACTTTTACGATTTTAATCGAGAACGGCACGGCCGACGCCATCGCGACGCCGGTGACGTGGGAGGTCCCCGACAACTGGACGCTCGAGCCGGTGAGTCGGGAGGTAACGCTCGCGCCCGGCGATTCCGCCGAGCTCGAGTTCGTCGCGACGTTGGCGGGCGAGCTCTACCCGCTGCCCGAGGTGACGGTGGCCTATCCCTACCGGGGCGAGTTGGTGCACGAATTTAAAACCGGCCTGCCGGCGTGCCGGACGCAACCCGTAAAGGCGGTTACGTCAGGGCCGACGGTAGACGGCGAGCTGGGCGACGCGTGTTGGCTCGAGGCCGCGACCGCGGCCTACTTCTGCGCCCCCGACGGCACCGTTTGCACGATAGACCCGACGACGTTCTACTTCGGCTACGACGACGAGAACCTCTACGTCGCCGCGCGGTGCGAACAGGAAGATATGGAAGCGCTGGTAGTGAACGCCGCCGAGCGCGACGCGATGGTGCCGTCCGACGACTGCGTCGGTTTCTTCTTCCTCCCCGACCCGGCCGAGAACGTCTTCTACCAGCTCTACGTCAACGCCGACGGCGTGATATACGATATTGCGTACACGTTCGAGGAACCGATGGAGCTGGACACCGAGGGTGTGGAGGCGTGGAACGCGGATTGCGAGGTGGCCACGGCTCGAGGCTCCGGCTACTGGACGTTCGAGGCCGCGATTCCCGTCGCGACGCTGGGCGCGGACGGCGTCGTCGCCGGCGACGAGTGGCGGGCGAACTTCCGCCGCAAGGAGCAGGCCAAGGGGAGCTCCGCGGACTGGCAGTACCCCATCGGCTTCGACCCCCGGCGCTTCGGGTATATGGCGTTCGAGTGAA encodes:
- a CDS encoding metallophosphoesterase; translated protein: MKRFTFVVSLAFVVAAGVSAAREDFNFVILGDRTGDHVPGVYGELVDEVNLLGPDLVVTVGDQIEGYSEDVPTLEAQWDEYWEIAGKLEAPFYVCPGNHDIYNDVMLEVWEERTKRDPCYSFDYEGVHFVTLDTGRWGTSEEWLEESGYREWLEKDLAKHKKDRLTVVLHHIPYWYETLADGEPDPLHDIFKEYGVDAVFNGHYHLYAAAEYDGIPYTIVGSSGGGIEEEAEYPGAFFQYVWCTVRGDELEWTVLKKGSAAPADTVLVADLKTIDKFETEYLRVPSFLFAEGDKEATFTILIENGTADAIATPVTWEVPDNWTLEPVSREVTLAPGDSAELEFVATLAGELYPLPEVTVAYPYRGELVHEFKTGLPACRTQPVKAVTSGPTVDGELGDACWLEAATAAYFCAPDGTVCTIDPTTFYFGYDDENLYVAARCEQEDMEALVVNAAERDAMVPSDDCVGFFFLPDPAENVFYQLYVNADGVIYDIAYTFEEPMELDTEGVEAWNADCEVATARGSGYWTFEAAIPVATLGADGVVAGDEWRANFRRKEQAKGSSADWQYPIGFDPRRFGYMAFE
- a CDS encoding methylated-DNA--[protein]-cysteine S-methyltransferase, which produces MNSTVSSLYYAEFPTSWGVFRAAGSAGGITAVGLPGGDGRRFFSYIKKKYPAFLLLERGTPEMEQGRAEIEEYLAGERREFAVPFHIRVTPFQFKVLEAVSAIPYGATATYREIAERLGSPSAARAVGAACAANPIPLVIPCHRVVGSSGLGGYAGGSELKRKLLALEAAAR
- a CDS encoding efflux RND transporter periplasmic adaptor subunit, translating into MRKWIVIGVTAAVLVIVVVLALARAAKKREQQEEFSQRREVAVAVEVTRPEVGTIEETKMYLGTVVSTEEATVFSKIPGKVVSVPAKVGARVGAGATVAVIDYDQPGMKFRYYYAYSPLNGEVADVMVSVGDMVSPSTPLAVVVKPESVKLETEVPAETLAVMSRDQPVKIHARGYEGEYVEGEIVNLPRSLSPDSHLAKVEIKPTNKVTALRAGMFAQVEIPVARSDDALLVPPQALRREPEGTAVYVAEGGIVRRRLVELGLAREDAVEVVSGLGADEEVIVYANGDLDDGVKILKKVPYQPHK